The genomic region CCTGCGGTCTGGGTTTTCTGCCGTCGCCAAGTGAGAGTAAATACTAGCAATTTGTAAGTGAGGTAAAGAATTTACTAGCTGTAGGAATTCTGTTGCTTGTTCCCACAGGGGTCCTAGGCGAGACATCCCCGTATCGAGTTTGACATGGACTGGTAAATTACCACCCGTAGTCGCAGCCAAAGTTTCAGAGAAGACCAAAGCTTGTTTGGGGTCGCACAGCGTCGGTTGAAGTTGCCAGTGGGCGATCGCCTTTAGTTGTTCTGGCGTATGCGTTGCGCCTAAAATCAAAATCGGCGCGTCAATTCCTGCTTGGCGCAGTTCAATTCCTTCCGGTATAGTTGCCACTCCCAACCAATTTGCTCCAGCATTCAAAGCTGTACCTGCCACCGTCACCGCTCCATGACCGTAAGCATCTGCCTTCACAACTGCCATTAACGCTGTTTTAGCCGCTAGCAAGCCCTTGAGTTGCCGCACGTTATGGGCTAAAGCATCTAAATTGATTTCCACCCAGGCTCTTTGACGCAATCCACCCACGACATCATTACTAAAAACCGTCTTCTCACTCTGCTCCTGACTCAGCATCCCCACTCCTCTTTTTTTCAGTGACCAGTGACCAGTGACCAGTAATTTATTCTCAGCTCCCGAGCGCGACCTTGCGCTTCCTCAGCTCTCTTCAGCTCTCTTCTTCCCGACTCCCAATTCTCAAAGCAGGTCTAATATAGGCAAATATTTGCTTTAGCACAAGATGCTACAATTCTGTTCTTTATTTTTCCCATTGACTACTGCTTTAGTTATTTGCTCTCAGCCAATGACTAAAGAAAGTGACTAGTGACTAGTGGCTGGTGGCTATCCAATGACCAATGACCAATGACCAATGACCAATGACTAATGACAAATGACGCAAATCTGAGTAATTATGTTAATATCTTGTAAAAAAGTTGGCTGCTGCGATACTCAATGGCTAAGGTCTTAGTCCTGAACGCCTCTTACGAGCCGATTAACATCACGAGCTGGCGACGGGCAATTGTATTGCTAATTAAAGGCAAAGCGGAGCAAGTCGAACACAACGGCAAAGTCATTTACGCCGAGTTTCCCTTGCCGACTGTCATCCGCCTGCGTCACTACGTTCGCGTCCCTTACAAAGAAATTCCCCTTACCAGACGTAATATCCTCCATCGAGACAGTCACAGTTGTCAATACTGCGGCTACATCGGGGAGGATTTAACGTTAGACCACGTTCTACCGCGATCGCGTGGCGGGATGGATACTTGGGAAAACATCGTTACTGCGTGCGTCCGCTGCAACGTCAAGAAAGGCAGCCGCACTCCATCTGAGGCACACATGCATCTGCGCCATCCGCCGCGCAAGCCTTACAGCAGCCTCTACTTTGAAGTCACCAAGCATCTCAAGAGCGGTCTGCATGATGAGTGGCAAAAGTATGTCATCGGTCTTTAATCGACCTGTGGCTGAATAGTTGCTATAGAGCTATGATGAGAAATAGAATTTGTATTTCATCCCAGCGCCGGATTGAGTAGCATAACTGTTGATGCCTAAAATAATTGCAGTAAAAAATTGCAGTCACTGTGGGATGAGGCTAATACAGTTTATCGAGTAATAGTAACATTTTTGACCACAATTTTCGCTTCACACGCATACGATAGTATTTATGCCCTTGAACTCGTTCAAGCAGCTTAATAGTCTGCCTTCCACTCCTAATAGCGAGTCTTCTGTTGAAGAAGTTGAGATAGATATGGGATCTGCGGTTGCAACCCAAGAACCATCTCTCGCTCCCTTGACCGGCGATTCTGGGACTCAACCAGTTGGACGCAACAACAATGGTTCTTCCACCACGTCAAAAGTGGAAGCATTGCGGCAAGTTTTAGAGCGACATCAGCACGAACGACATTTAGTCTTATTGCAAGACTTCCCCGACCCCGATGCTCTTTCGTCGGCGTGGGCGTATCAACTCATCGCGCAGCAATACGATTTGCAGTGCGACATCGTTTATGCCGGAACCTTGAGCCATCAAGAAAATATTGCTTTAGTCAAACTAACAGGACTACCAGCGCAGCGCCTACCAGTTCAAACAGCTAAAAGCAAAGACTTATCTGGTTATAAAGGCTACGTGCTAGTTGATAACCAGGGGACGACAAGTCAACTGCTCTCGCTCGTTTTAGAAGCAGGTTTGCCACTCATATCGGTCATTGACCATCACAGCCTGCAAGGAGAACTCAAGCCAGAGTTTGCCGATATTCGTCCCAACGTCCGCGCCACAGCCACAATTTTGACCCAGTACTTGCAAACAGGGTTACTGGTACTCGATAGTAGCGTCGGACAACACGTCAAATGCGCCACTGCCTTGATGCACGGCTTGCGCTCCGACACCAGCAGCTTGATGCAAGCGCAAGAAGAGGATTTTCAGGCAGCAGGTTACTTGAGTCGATTTTACGATTACCAATTGCTTAAAGCCGTATTGCAGACCAATCGCTCCAAACGGGTGATGGATGTGATCGAGCGATCGCTGAAAAATCGTATAGTTCAAAATAACTTTTCGATTGCAGGTGTGGGATACCTACGTTATGACGACCGCGATGCTATTCCTCAAGCAGCTGACTTTTTAGTCACAGAAGAAAACGTCCACACGGCTGTCGTTTATGGTATCGTTCACGACGAAGATGAAGAACTAGAAGTTGTCATCGGGTCGCTACGTACCACCAAACTTACCCTAGACCCCGACGAATTTCTTAAAGAAGCTTTCGGACAAGACAATCAAGGACGTTTCTTTGGTGGCGGACGTAGCGGCGCGGGGGGCTTTGAAATTCCAATGGGCTTCTTATCTGGCAGTAATGAAATTTCTGCGTACGCCAAAATGAAATGGGAAGTCTTCGACGCTCAAATCAAGCAGAAGCTTCAACGACTGGTCAACCCACAAGATAGTCCGATTCAGACTGAATAGTGAAGTCGTAAGTCGTAAGTTGAAATTAACTGGTCACTGCTCCCTGCTCCCTTTGTGTCGTAAGTCGTAAGTGGGAAACCGCTTGCAAGAGGGCATCTTGCTAATGACAAATGACAAAATTATGGAATTGTATTTAATCCGTCACGGTATTGCTGAAGAAAGAAGTCCCGATGTGGAGGATGAAAAACGGGAATTGACAGCTAAAGGACGGGATAAAACTCAAAAAGTAGCAAAACGCCTCTACGAACTCGGCTTGCGATTCGAGCTAATTTTGACCAGTCCCCTAGCTAGAGCAAGACAAACAGCAGAAATTTTGCAAACTTGTGGATTGAGTTCTCAAATTGAAGAATCTAGCCACTTGTCTCCAGAAGGAGATTTTCATCTGTGGTTAAGCTGGCTAGAACAAAAGCAAATGCTGGCTACTGATACTCAACTAGCTTTAGTCGGTCACGAACCAGATTTGGGACAATGGGTAGAAATGCTGATTTGGGGAAAACTCAAACAAGAGCCAGCATTTGCTGAAAATTCTCTGGATGATGACTCTGCTGCCCTAGTTCTGAAAAAAGCAGGTATCATTGGTGTTAACTTACCAAAAGTCAATTCTCCTAGGGGTCGAAGTCAACTGTTTTGGTTGGCTCCACCGAAGTTTCTGCTCTAGATAGCATATAATTCTGGTAAAACTAACTACACAAGGCAAGTTTTTGGTAAGTTAGCTTGAGTATTGTCTTTTCTATGCAGCCAGTGTAGCTATGTCCGTTTGCGAATTTAGACCAGGTCTAGAAGGCATCCCTGCCGCCCAATCCGGTATCAGCTTTGTCAACGGACAACAAGGGATACTGGAGTATCGCGGCATCCGCATCGAAGAGTTAGCCGAAAAAAGTAACTTTTTAGAAACTGCCTATCTCTTAATTTGGGGCGAACTTCCAACCCAGCAAGAGTTAGAGGAATTCGAGCATGAAGTGAGACATCATCGGCGAATTAAGTATCGCATTCGGGATATGATGAAAAGCTTTCCTGAAAGCGGTCATCCGATGGATGCACTACAAGCCTCAGCAGCGGCATTAGGCTTGTTCTATTCTAAACGCGACTTAGAGAATCCTGTATACATTAGAGATGCCGTCGTGCGGCTGCTAGCAACAGTACCGACGATGATCGCAGCGTTTCAGTTGATGCGGAATGGCAACGACCCCGTGCGTCCCCATGACGGCTTGGATTACTCCGCAAACTTTCTCTACATGCTCAACGAACGGGAACCAGACCCATTAGCTGCACGGATCTTTGATGTTTGCTTAATTCTCCATGCCGAACATACGATGAACGCTTCCACGTTTTCGGCACGGGTGACGGCTTCGACACTAACCGATCCTTACGCTGTAGTCGCGTCAGCAGTTGGCACTCTCGGCGGACCGCTACATGGAGGAGCCAATGAGGAAGTGATTACGATGCTAGAAGAAATTGGCTCGGTAGAAAATGTCCGTCCTTACTTAGAGGACTGTATGCAGCGCAAAGCTAAGATCATGGGCTTCGGTCATCGAGTCTACAAGGTGAAAGACCCGCGAGCAACCATTTTACAAAAATTGGCAGAGCAGTTATTTGAAAAATTCGGCTACGACAAATACTATGACATCGCCGTAGAGTTAGAACATGCCGTAGCAGAAAAACTGGGCGGGAAAGGCATCTATCCTAACGTTGACTTTTACTCTGGCTTGGTATACAGAAAGATGGGTATCCCTACGGACTTATTTACACCCGTATTTGCGATCGCCCGCGTAGCAGGTTGGCTAGCTCACTGGAAAGAACAGCTCGTCCAAAACCGTATTTATCGCCCCACCCAAGTCTACAATGGTCATCACGATGTCTCCTATACTCCAGTTCATTTGAGACAGTGACCAGTGACTCCTGACCAGTGACTCCTGACCAGTGACCAGTGGAGCTTCAGGTGTAGGGGAGTAGAGGGGCAACTACCAACTACCAACTACCAATTCCCTATACCCCTTCTTCTTACCCAAACATAAACAAATCTCGAATACAGGTATAAGTACAACTTCTCAAGTACTCTGCTTTGCTGTGAGCCAGCGAACGATATACTAGGCAGTGGAATGTTAAAAAAATCTTCATGAAGAGGAGTAAAGAGTGAGGAATGAGTTTAGTGTTTGCACTACTCGCTACTCACTACTCACTACTCACTACTCACTGCTTACTTCTTACCAAGTGCAAAGCATGAATTCAGGAATAGACCTGCAAGGTACTTTTATTGAAACCCTAATGGATTTGGGACTACCTGCGGATGTAGCCAAAGTCATATGGATGCCACTGCCGATGATTTTAATGATTATTGGCTCGACAGTGGGGGTGTTGGTATGCGTGTGGTTGGAGCGGAAAATTTCTGCTGCCGCGCAACAGCGAATTGGTCCTGAATATATTGGTCCATTTGGTTTACTAGCTCCTGTAGCTGACGGTTTGAAACTGGTCTTCAAGGAAGATGTGGTTCCAGCCAAATCAGATTCGCTACTATTTACCCTCGGACCCATCATTGTTGTCATTCCCGTGTTTCTGTCTTATCTAATCGTGCCGTTCGGACAGAACTTGGTAATTACTAATGTAGGGATGGGAGTTTTCTTATGGATTTCATTGTCAAGCATTCAGCCGATTGGTTTGCTGATGGCAGGCTATTCCTCCAATAACAAATACTCCCTACTCGGGGGTTTACGAGCAGCAGCGCAGTCAATTAGCTACGAAGTTCCCCTTGCCCTATCAGTGCTGGCGGTTGTCATGATGTCTAACAGCCTTAGCACCATCGACATTGTGGAACAGCAATCGGGCTACGGCATTTTAGGCTGGAACGTATGGCGACAGCCGCTTGGTTTTGTCATTTTCTGGATTGCAGCTTTAGCAGAATGCGAACGGATGCCCTTTGACTTACCAGAAGCAGAAGAAGAACTGGTGGCGGGATATCAAACCGAATACGCTGGCATGAAATTTGGTTTGTTCTACTTGGGTTCCTATGTTAACCTTGTCCTTTCTGCCCTGATGGTAGCCGTTTTATACCTCGGTGGTTGGGAATTTCCCATTCCCCTCGATATTCTTGCTGGCTGGGTGGGAGTGAGCAGAGATAGTTCTTGGTTGCAAGTCGTCGATGCATCTTTAGGCATCACTATGACGCTACTCAAAGCTTATTTCCTCGTCTTTATTGCCATCCTACTGCGCTGGACAGTGCCCCGCGTGCGGATCGACCAGTTATTAGACTTAGGATGGAAGTTTTTGCTGCCTGTAAGTCTAGTTAATTTACTTTTGACCGCAGCGCTGAAGTTAGCTTTTCCCTTTGCCTTCGGCGGGTAGCAACCGGCAATTAGCTAGTCGCTAATTGCTAACAGCTAATAGCTAATAGCTTAAAAAGAGAGAGACACGCAATCATGTTGAAATTTCTCAAGCAAATTGGCGATTATGCCAAAGAATCAGTTCAAGCAGCTCGCTATATCGGTCAAGGGCTAGCAGTAACCTTCGACCACATGCAGCGGCGACCGATTACAGTTCAGTATCCCTACGAAAGACTCATTCCCTCGGAACGCTTTCGCGGCAGAATTCACTTTGAATTTGATAAGTGTATTGCTTGTGAAGTGTGCGTTCGTGTTTGTCCGATTAACCTACCTGTAGTCGATTGGGAATTTGACAAACCATCGAAAAAGAAAAAACTCAACCACTACAGTATTGATTTTGGCGTTTGTATTTTCTGCGGTAACTGCGTGGAATACTGCCCGACAAACTGTCTATCCATGACAGAAGAATACGACCTCTGTACCTACGATCGCCACGAACTCAACTACGATAACGTAGCTCTAGGTCGCTTACCGTATAAAGTTACCCAAGATCCAATGGTTACGCCACTGCGGGAACTCGTTTACTTACCCAAAGGCGTACTCGACCCGCACGATCTGCCAGCAGATGCCAAACGAGCTGGTATGCTACCAGAAGAAATTGTCAAGCAAGAAGAACAGACTGCTCAGTAGGTAATGGGTAATAGGTAATGGGTAAGGGAATCAAAAGTCAAAAGCTAAAAGTCAAAAAAGATCGACTTCTAACGACAACCAACTACCAATTACCAATTACCAATTACCAATTACCAATTTGCAAAGGATAAAGAGTTGTGAACATAGCACAAGGGGTACAGATTGTTTCGTTTGGCATCTTAGCAGCGATGATGATTGGGGCAGCCTTGGGAGTGGTGCTGCTGTCCAATATCGTCTACTCTGCTTTTTTATTAGCAGGGGTATTTATCAGTATTGCGGGAATGTATTTGTTGCTGAATGCTGATTTTGTCGCCACGGCTCAGGTGCTGATTTACGTCGGAGCGGTGAACGTACTGATCCTATTCGCGATTATGTTGGTGAATAAGCGCGAGGATTTTGCCCCGCTGCGGAATGCTTGGGTACGCCCGACGTTAACTGCGATCGTCAGTTTGGGATTATTCGCGCTGTTAAGTACGATGGTGCTGGCAACGCCTTGGGTATATTCTACTGGCGTGACACCTGGTAATAATTCCATCGTCTCGATTGGACAACATTTCTTCAGCGACTTCTTGCTACCGTTTGAACTGGCTTCAGTTTTGTTATTAATGGCAATGGTAGGGGCGATTATTTTAGCGCGGCGGGAATTTTTGCCAGAACAAACAATTTCGCCGCGTAAAGAACAACCTGTATTGACATTGCCAGAACGTCCGCGCGAACTTATTACCGTGTCGGGCGATCGCACCAGCAATTTAAGTAAGGACAAGCAAGCCAAAGGTAACTCTTAGATTTAGATACTCGCAAGCCAAGAAATAAATGCAACTCCAGTACTTTCTCATTCTCGCCGCCGCCCTATTTTGTATTGGGATCTACGGCTTGATTACCAGTCGCAACGCCATCCGCGTATTGATGTCAATTGAATTGTTACTCAATGCCGTAAATTTAAACTTGATGGCATTTTCTAACTTTTTAGATTCACAAGCAATCAAGGGTCAGGTTTTTACTGTATTTGTCATTACCGTCGCTGCGGCTGAAGCAGCTGTAGGATTAGCAATTGTGTTAGCGATTTACCGTAACCGCGACACAATCGATATGGAGCAATTCAATCTGTTGAAATGGTAGTTGGGTGCAGCTAAAGCAAGCCATCATCGCTCATAAAGCAGGAGATTCCCTCAGTCGCCGCTGGGCAGAAACTTGCGCTGCCCAGCTGGAAAACCGTGGTTGTAGAATCTTGATGGGTCCCAGCGGTCCTAAAGATAACCCTTACCCAGTGTTTCTCGCGTCAGCTATTGCACCAATCGATTTAGCAATAGTACTGGGTGGTGATGGCACGGTTTTGACAGCTGCTAGGCACTTAGCTGCTGAGGGAATCCCCATTTTGGCTGTCAATGTGGGTGGAAATTTAGGTTTTTTAACCGAGTCATTTGAGAGTTTTAAGGATTCAGAACAAGTTTGGGATCGCCTGCTAGAGGATAGATACGCGATTCAGCGACGGATGATGTTACAGGCGGGACTTTATGAAGGCGATCGCACCAATATTGAAAGAGTAAGCGATCGCTTTCTAGCATTAAATGAAATGTGTATTAAACCCGCGTCTGCCGATCGCACGATCACTGCAATTCTGGAAATGGAAATTGATGGGGAAGTGGTAGATCAATATCAGGGTGATGGGTTAATTATCGCTACCCCGACTGGTTCCACAGGCTACACCGTCTCCGCCAATGGACCGATTATTCACGATGGGATGAAAGCGATTACCGTGACTCCCATCTGTCCGATGAGCCTTTCCAGTCGACCGATTGTTTTACCACCTGGTTCCGTCGTCAGCGTGTGGGCTTTAGGCGATTACGAACTAAATACTAAATTGTGGACGGATAGCGTCCTTGGGACTGCAATTTGGCCTGGACAGCGAGTTGATATTCAAATGGCAGATTGCGACGCTAAGTTTATTATTTTACGAGAAAACTATTCTTATTATCAAACTTTACGCGAGAAATTACAGTGGGCGGGAGCGAGAATTCAATATACAAATAACCATAGAAATTAAGCACTATTATTGCTCCTCGAATAAAGAGCGTGGCAATCCTGACTGCCGAATAATAGATTGCAAAGTTTTTATACGTATCTCCGAATAATTCGGCACAGGAACAGTAATTGTTGTATCTTCGGTTCGCTTTTGCATAATAATATGACTGCCACGCTGCCGAACTTTGATAAATCCATACTGTTCGAGAATTCGACAGACTTCTTGAGCGGAGAAAACTCGCTGTCTACCCAATCGCAATCTCCAATCTGGTGATAAACACTTCACCGTGCAATCGAGTTTTAATTTCAGCAGGATTTGCGGTCTCAAAAAATAATTCTAATGCTTCAACTAAATTATTTCTTGCCTCCTCAACTGTACTACCTTGACTGGCAATATCTAGCTCTGGACATAAAGAAACGTAGCCATTTCCTTCCCGTTCGATGATTCCTGTAAACTGTTGTATTTGTTTCATGAATATAGAGAAATGAATTGTAGGATAGGTAATTGTCCGCCGCTACTAAAATATTAGCATTCATCTAACCAAATCTCAGCAAAACGTTCCGTTGTCCATCCTACAAGATCTGAAACTTGCCCGTCGCCAATTTCCACAATTCACTTAACTCCGTCTCTACGCTCTACCACATCTACAGAGAAAAACTTACTATTAATTCTTTTCGCACATTCTTCTACGATACTTGGAATTTTCTCGTCCGAA from Chroococcidiopsis sp. SAG 2025 harbors:
- a CDS encoding HNH endonuclease, which gives rise to MAKVLVLNASYEPINITSWRRAIVLLIKGKAEQVEHNGKVIYAEFPLPTVIRLRHYVRVPYKEIPLTRRNILHRDSHSCQYCGYIGEDLTLDHVLPRSRGGMDTWENIVTACVRCNVKKGSRTPSEAHMHLRHPPRKPYSSLYFEVTKHLKSGLHDEWQKYVIGL
- a CDS encoding bifunctional oligoribonuclease/PAP phosphatase NrnA, translated to MPLNSFKQLNSLPSTPNSESSVEEVEIDMGSAVATQEPSLAPLTGDSGTQPVGRNNNGSSTTSKVEALRQVLERHQHERHLVLLQDFPDPDALSSAWAYQLIAQQYDLQCDIVYAGTLSHQENIALVKLTGLPAQRLPVQTAKSKDLSGYKGYVLVDNQGTTSQLLSLVLEAGLPLISVIDHHSLQGELKPEFADIRPNVRATATILTQYLQTGLLVLDSSVGQHVKCATALMHGLRSDTSSLMQAQEEDFQAAGYLSRFYDYQLLKAVLQTNRSKRVMDVIERSLKNRIVQNNFSIAGVGYLRYDDRDAIPQAADFLVTEENVHTAVVYGIVHDEDEELEVVIGSLRTTKLTLDPDEFLKEAFGQDNQGRFFGGGRSGAGGFEIPMGFLSGSNEISAYAKMKWEVFDAQIKQKLQRLVNPQDSPIQTE
- the nuoH gene encoding NADH-quinone oxidoreductase subunit NuoH, which encodes MNSGIDLQGTFIETLMDLGLPADVAKVIWMPLPMILMIIGSTVGVLVCVWLERKISAAAQQRIGPEYIGPFGLLAPVADGLKLVFKEDVVPAKSDSLLFTLGPIIVVIPVFLSYLIVPFGQNLVITNVGMGVFLWISLSSIQPIGLLMAGYSSNNKYSLLGGLRAAAQSISYEVPLALSVLAVVMMSNSLSTIDIVEQQSGYGILGWNVWRQPLGFVIFWIAALAECERMPFDLPEAEEELVAGYQTEYAGMKFGLFYLGSYVNLVLSALMVAVLYLGGWEFPIPLDILAGWVGVSRDSSWLQVVDASLGITMTLLKAYFLVFIAILLRWTVPRVRIDQLLDLGWKFLLPVSLVNLLLTAALKLAFPFAFGG
- a CDS encoding type II toxin-antitoxin system HicA family toxin, with translation MGRQRVFSAQEVCRILEQYGFIKVRQRGSHIIMQKRTEDTTITVPVPNYSEIRIKTLQSIIRQSGLPRSLFEEQ
- the sixA gene encoding phosphohistidine phosphatase SixA — protein: MELYLIRHGIAEERSPDVEDEKRELTAKGRDKTQKVAKRLYELGLRFELILTSPLARARQTAEILQTCGLSSQIEESSHLSPEGDFHLWLSWLEQKQMLATDTQLALVGHEPDLGQWVEMLIWGKLKQEPAFAENSLDDDSAALVLKKAGIIGVNLPKVNSPRGRSQLFWLAPPKFLL
- a CDS encoding type II toxin-antitoxin system HicB family antitoxin — translated: MKQIQQFTGIIEREGNGYVSLCPELDIASQGSTVEEARNNLVEALELFFETANPAEIKTRLHGEVFITRLEIAIG
- the nuoK gene encoding NADH-quinone oxidoreductase subunit NuoK translates to MQLQYFLILAAALFCIGIYGLITSRNAIRVLMSIELLLNAVNLNLMAFSNFLDSQAIKGQVFTVFVITVAAAEAAVGLAIVLAIYRNRDTIDMEQFNLLKW
- a CDS encoding NAD(+) kinase, which gives rise to MQLKQAIIAHKAGDSLSRRWAETCAAQLENRGCRILMGPSGPKDNPYPVFLASAIAPIDLAIVLGGDGTVLTAARHLAAEGIPILAVNVGGNLGFLTESFESFKDSEQVWDRLLEDRYAIQRRMMLQAGLYEGDRTNIERVSDRFLALNEMCIKPASADRTITAILEMEIDGEVVDQYQGDGLIIATPTGSTGYTVSANGPIIHDGMKAITVTPICPMSLSSRPIVLPPGSVVSVWALGDYELNTKLWTDSVLGTAIWPGQRVDIQMADCDAKFIILRENYSYYQTLREKLQWAGARIQYTNNHRN
- a CDS encoding NADH-quinone oxidoreductase subunit J, which encodes MNIAQGVQIVSFGILAAMMIGAALGVVLLSNIVYSAFLLAGVFISIAGMYLLLNADFVATAQVLIYVGAVNVLILFAIMLVNKREDFAPLRNAWVRPTLTAIVSLGLFALLSTMVLATPWVYSTGVTPGNNSIVSIGQHFFSDFLLPFELASVLLLMAMVGAIILARREFLPEQTISPRKEQPVLTLPERPRELITVSGDRTSNLSKDKQAKGNS
- a CDS encoding citrate synthase — its product is MSVCEFRPGLEGIPAAQSGISFVNGQQGILEYRGIRIEELAEKSNFLETAYLLIWGELPTQQELEEFEHEVRHHRRIKYRIRDMMKSFPESGHPMDALQASAAALGLFYSKRDLENPVYIRDAVVRLLATVPTMIAAFQLMRNGNDPVRPHDGLDYSANFLYMLNEREPDPLAARIFDVCLILHAEHTMNASTFSARVTASTLTDPYAVVASAVGTLGGPLHGGANEEVITMLEEIGSVENVRPYLEDCMQRKAKIMGFGHRVYKVKDPRATILQKLAEQLFEKFGYDKYYDIAVELEHAVAEKLGGKGIYPNVDFYSGLVYRKMGIPTDLFTPVFAIARVAGWLAHWKEQLVQNRIYRPTQVYNGHHDVSYTPVHLRQ
- the ndhI gene encoding NAD(P)H-quinone oxidoreductase subunit I, with translation MLKFLKQIGDYAKESVQAARYIGQGLAVTFDHMQRRPITVQYPYERLIPSERFRGRIHFEFDKCIACEVCVRVCPINLPVVDWEFDKPSKKKKLNHYSIDFGVCIFCGNCVEYCPTNCLSMTEEYDLCTYDRHELNYDNVALGRLPYKVTQDPMVTPLRELVYLPKGVLDPHDLPADAKRAGMLPEEIVKQEEQTAQ